In Solibacillus isronensis, one DNA window encodes the following:
- a CDS encoding BglII/BstYI family type II restriction endonuclease: MDFKIYQHRHAHTILNDSEFIYTWSEIKQALHSITEEEIISEFLSRGEKRGKSISKSINSIIKERLSEKGWFSESSIFKDPNYKDDTWRLDFAKNTISIEVGFNHGSVIAWNLLKPVLASELNHVEKAIQTKIAIVITATNDLKRSGGFDNAIGSFEKYIQYLKPLNTQLTVPTLIIGLHGLNKFYISHEKDSITGKNLGMVNVKQ, translated from the coding sequence ATGGATTTTAAAATATATCAACATCGTCATGCACATACAATATTGAATGACTCTGAATTTATTTATACTTGGTCAGAAATAAAACAAGCTCTACATAGTATAACTGAAGAAGAAATTATATCTGAATTTCTAAGTAGAGGCGAAAAAAGAGGGAAAAGTATATCAAAATCAATTAATAGTATAATTAAAGAACGTCTATCCGAAAAAGGTTGGTTTAGTGAAAGTTCAATCTTTAAAGACCCCAATTATAAAGATGATACTTGGCGCCTCGATTTCGCTAAAAATACTATTTCTATTGAAGTTGGATTTAATCATGGTAGCGTTATTGCGTGGAATTTACTAAAACCTGTACTTGCTAGTGAACTGAACCACGTCGAAAAAGCCATTCAAACAAAAATTGCTATCGTTATAACAGCTACAAATGATTTAAAAAGGAGTGGAGGATTCGATAATGCTATTGGATCATTCGAAAAATACATCCAGTACCTTAAGCCTTTAAACACACAATTAACTGTTCCAACATTAATTATTGGACTTCATGGGTTAAATAAATTTTATATTTCTCATGAAAAGGATTCTATAACAGGGAAA
- the dcm gene encoding DNA (cytosine-5-)-methyltransferase, translating into MTKSTLNVVELFAGVGGFRLGLEKANAEIFNTVWANQWEPSRKVQHAFECYKRNFVTGIDEYSNTDISKVPESNINKWGIDVLVGGFPCQDYSVARSLNNEKGLEGKKGVLFWEIKRMIEHSHPKYVLLENVDRLLKSPSKQRGRDFAVMLATFRDLNYIVEWRVVNAAEVGGVQKRRRIFIFAYKNHLDFALKQKKFTPDKVVFKEGFFAKTFPVKKEPYKNRVNTIELPKDLVGISDTFAHEFHPAGIMIDGDVFTAHTEILNESFTPLKEILQDEAEVDESFYLTEEQIMKFAYLRGPKKIERTSAEGFKYIFAEGGMSPTDDVNGPGRTMLTSEGTTNRSTHIVEINGRKRFLTPVECERLNGFPTNWTEGMPNRMRYFCMGNALVVDLIEKMGETILKIDQEETVSFTQTALKLN; encoded by the coding sequence ATGACAAAAAGTACTCTGAATGTAGTCGAGTTATTTGCAGGAGTGGGCGGGTTTCGATTAGGTTTAGAAAAGGCGAACGCTGAAATTTTCAACACAGTGTGGGCAAACCAATGGGAGCCTTCTCGCAAAGTGCAACATGCATTTGAATGTTACAAAAGAAATTTTGTGACTGGAATAGATGAATATAGTAATACGGATATTTCTAAAGTGCCCGAAAGTAATATAAATAAGTGGGGAATTGACGTTTTAGTAGGAGGATTTCCATGCCAAGACTACTCAGTGGCCCGAAGTCTGAATAACGAAAAAGGTTTGGAAGGGAAAAAGGGTGTTCTTTTTTGGGAAATAAAACGGATGATTGAACATTCTCATCCTAAATATGTCTTGCTTGAGAATGTAGACCGCTTATTAAAATCTCCTTCTAAGCAGCGTGGGCGTGACTTTGCTGTAATGCTTGCAACGTTTCGCGATTTAAATTATATAGTGGAATGGCGTGTTGTGAATGCTGCAGAAGTAGGCGGGGTTCAAAAACGACGGCGAATTTTTATTTTTGCATATAAAAATCATTTGGATTTTGCTCTGAAGCAGAAAAAATTCACACCAGATAAAGTTGTATTTAAAGAAGGTTTCTTTGCAAAAACTTTTCCGGTAAAAAAAGAACCGTATAAAAATCGTGTAAATACTATTGAACTCCCTAAAGACTTAGTGGGGATTTCCGATACCTTCGCACATGAATTTCATCCGGCTGGCATCATGATTGATGGAGATGTATTTACGGCACATACGGAGATTCTAAATGAAAGTTTTACGCCACTTAAAGAAATTTTGCAAGATGAAGCTGAAGTGGATGAAAGCTTTTATTTAACAGAGGAACAGATAATGAAGTTTGCTTATTTACGCGGGCCTAAAAAAATAGAACGCACTTCAGCAGAAGGGTTTAAATATATTTTTGCTGAAGGTGGTATGTCTCCGACGGATGATGTTAATGGACCAGGACGTACTATGTTGACGAGCGAAGGTACTACGAATCGAAGCACTCACATTGTTGAGATAAACGGTAGAAAACGTTTCTTAACACCTGTTGAATGTGAAAGATTAAATGGCTTCCCTACAAATTGGACAGAAGGAATGCCCAATCGTATGCGCTACTTCTGTATGGGAAATGCACTGGTTGTTGACCTTATTGAAAAAATGGGTGAAACCATTCTTAAAATTGACCAAGAGGAAACAGTAAGTTTTACTCAAACTGCTTTAAAGTTAAATTAA
- a CDS encoding very short patch repair endonuclease gives MADKVSPEERSRIMGKIRAQSKLENRLSKELWKRGIRFRKNTRKLFGTPDISIKKYKIVVFVDSCFWHMCPIHGNRPKSNQEFWDKKLLRNQERDREVTEYYLEKGWHIKRIWEHEIKKDINQVTDDLVDFINKVRFSETSNSSINTNDMLQCGPAEEDASILATEEPNEKH, from the coding sequence ATGGCAGATAAAGTTTCACCTGAAGAACGAAGTAGAATTATGGGGAAAATCCGAGCTCAGTCAAAACTGGAAAATCGTCTTTCTAAGGAATTGTGGAAAAGAGGAATCAGGTTCAGAAAAAATACACGAAAACTATTTGGTACTCCCGACATTTCCATTAAAAAATACAAAATTGTCGTCTTCGTGGACTCGTGTTTTTGGCATATGTGTCCTATACACGGCAATAGACCGAAAAGCAACCAGGAGTTCTGGGATAAAAAGCTTTTACGCAACCAAGAGCGCGATAGGGAAGTCACAGAATATTACTTGGAAAAGGGCTGGCATATAAAGAGAATATGGGAGCATGAGATAAAGAAAGATATAAATCAAGTTACCGATGATCTGGTTGATTTCATAAATAAGGTCCGGTTTAGCGAAACAAGTAATTCCTCAATAAATACCAACGATATGCTCCAATGTGGTCCGGCCGAAGAAGATGCGTCAATACTAGCTACAGAAGAACCAAATGAAAAGCATTAG
- a CDS encoding IclR family transcriptional regulator, protein MKNNGELHSVKNALKILKAFKINDYQKGVLDLADELGISKSSVHRLLKTLESEGFVTKAKNNAKYELGISLIELNSIYLKHLDIYDVTLESMMKLITLTGETSHLAILKNDAIVYLNKLSNQQTVEVESHIGHSNYLHCTASGRVLLAYSSTNTIKRILDQPFMRFTPRTIVDANLLQKELQNTKEKGYAVVRGEYRTNMTSIAVPIKNQQSKVIAAINIVAPTNRLTDEKINYYIRLLREESAKITKKIGYLSFQ, encoded by the coding sequence ATGAAGAATAATGGCGAGCTACATTCCGTTAAAAACGCATTGAAAATTTTGAAGGCTTTTAAAATAAACGATTATCAAAAAGGCGTGTTGGACTTGGCAGATGAATTGGGGATTAGTAAAAGCAGTGTACACAGACTTTTAAAAACATTGGAATCAGAGGGCTTTGTAACAAAAGCTAAAAATAATGCCAAGTACGAATTGGGCATATCACTAATTGAACTGAACTCCATTTATTTAAAACATTTGGATATTTACGATGTGACGTTAGAAAGTATGATGAAACTCATTACGTTAACCGGGGAAACTTCTCATTTAGCCATTTTGAAAAATGATGCCATTGTTTATCTTAATAAATTATCAAACCAGCAAACGGTCGAAGTAGAATCACATATCGGCCACTCAAATTATTTGCACTGTACTGCAAGCGGCCGCGTATTATTGGCGTACAGCAGCACTAATACGATTAAACGAATCCTTGACCAACCTTTTATGAGATTTACCCCACGTACGATAGTAGATGCTAATCTGTTGCAAAAAGAGTTGCAAAACACGAAGGAAAAAGGATATGCCGTTGTACGAGGCGAGTACCGCACCAATATGACATCCATTGCCGTACCCATCAAAAACCAGCAGAGTAAAGTAATTGCAGCAATTAATATTGTTGCCCCTACCAATCGGTTAACAGATGAAAAAATAAATTACTATATAAGATTACTTCGTGAAGAGTCTGCCAAAATTACGAAAAAGATTGGGTATTTGTCTTTTCAGTGA
- a CDS encoding catechol 2,3-dioxygenase, protein MNNYVEPIFDVAQIAHVEVLSNTPEESIKFYTEMLGMAVVDVIENQTFLRAYEENYKYSLIITESDYSGLGHVAWRTTSPQALERRVKAIEASGYGIGWQNENYGHGPSYAFTTPDGHNMEVFWEVEYFDCPEENKSKLLSRFSKRPNRGVPVRRLDHINLFSSNPKADTEFLVEVLGFKLREQIVDGEFVVGSWISASNLVHEIAFMAEPTGAKGKLHHICYWYGIPQNLYEVGDLLKDHGYFIEIPPNKHGVSQAFCMYAYEPSGLRVELFGDAGYLIFDPDWKTITWQMADVPGNGDTWIGAAFPDSFWTYGVGKIAEKVTNE, encoded by the coding sequence ATGAATAATTATGTAGAGCCAATCTTTGATGTAGCACAAATCGCACATGTTGAGGTACTTTCTAACACGCCGGAGGAATCGATTAAATTTTACACAGAAATGTTAGGTATGGCCGTTGTAGATGTTATTGAAAATCAAACTTTTTTACGTGCTTATGAAGAAAATTATAAATACTCCTTAATTATTACTGAATCTGATTATTCAGGTTTAGGACATGTAGCATGGCGCACAACATCTCCACAAGCATTAGAGCGTCGGGTTAAGGCGATTGAGGCGAGTGGGTATGGTATTGGTTGGCAAAACGAAAATTATGGACATGGACCTTCTTATGCATTTACAACTCCTGATGGTCATAACATGGAAGTCTTTTGGGAAGTAGAATACTTTGATTGTCCTGAAGAGAACAAGTCTAAGTTACTTTCTCGATTTAGTAAGCGTCCAAATCGTGGTGTCCCGGTACGTCGATTAGACCATATTAATTTATTCTCATCAAATCCTAAAGCTGATACAGAATTTTTAGTTGAAGTATTAGGCTTTAAACTTCGCGAACAAATTGTTGATGGAGAGTTTGTCGTAGGATCATGGATTAGTGCTTCTAACCTTGTTCATGAAATCGCTTTCATGGCTGAGCCTACAGGGGCTAAAGGAAAATTACATCATATTTGCTATTGGTATGGTATACCTCAAAACTTATACGAAGTTGGCGATTTGTTGAAAGACCATGGTTACTTTATTGAAATCCCACCGAATAAGCATGGGGTTAGCCAAGCATTTTGTATGTATGCCTATGAACCAAGCGGGTTGCGGGTTGAATTGTTTGGAGATGCAGGCTACTTGATCTTTGACCCGGATTGGAAAACGATTACTTGGCAAATGGCCGATGTTCCAGGTAACGGAGATACTTGGATAGGGGCGGCTTTCCCTGACTCGTTCTGGACATATGGTGTAGGTAAAATAGCTGAAAAAGTTACAAACGAATAG
- a CDS encoding acetaldehyde dehydrogenase (acetylating), with amino-acid sequence MTKVPVAILGSGNIGTDLMMKILKADGHLDLVLVAGIDPASDGLKRAKEAGIATTAKGIHGIIEHGSAQIVFDATSAYSHIEHAKILKENGIVAIDLTPAAIGPYVIPSINIEEHINEMNINMVSCSGQATTPLVYAVSQIAEVLYSEIIATISSPSIGLGTRQNLDEFTITTANAAKLVGGAQSARAMPVINAAEPPILMNNTVYAVLEDDIDPIQLQKSVEDVVQKVKQYVPGYRLKGQPIVDQRETPWGNRKVVIIMNEVEGAGDYFPKYAGNLDIMTAAALQVGEKIAENMLKGAALK; translated from the coding sequence ATGACTAAAGTTCCAGTAGCAATTTTAGGAAGCGGCAACATCGGTACAGACTTGATGATGAAAATCTTAAAAGCTGATGGACATTTAGATTTAGTTCTGGTGGCAGGTATTGATCCTGCCTCAGACGGTCTAAAGCGTGCCAAAGAAGCGGGGATAGCAACAACTGCAAAGGGGATTCACGGGATTATCGAACACGGTTCCGCACAAATAGTTTTTGATGCCACGAGTGCGTATTCGCATATTGAACACGCTAAAATCCTTAAAGAAAATGGCATTGTGGCGATCGATTTAACGCCTGCAGCAATCGGTCCGTATGTTATTCCAAGTATTAATATAGAAGAACATATCAATGAAATGAATATCAATATGGTGTCCTGCAGCGGGCAGGCTACAACGCCGCTTGTTTATGCAGTGAGCCAAATTGCGGAAGTGCTTTACAGTGAAATTATCGCTACGATTTCAAGCCCGTCCATTGGTTTAGGTACACGCCAGAACCTGGATGAATTTACGATCACAACTGCGAATGCAGCAAAATTAGTGGGCGGTGCACAATCAGCACGCGCAATGCCGGTCATCAACGCAGCAGAGCCGCCTATTTTAATGAATAATACGGTATATGCGGTACTTGAAGACGACATTGATCCAATTCAATTACAGAAATCTGTAGAAGATGTCGTGCAAAAGGTGAAGCAATATGTACCAGGTTACCGATTGAAAGGGCAACCGATTGTCGATCAACGCGAAACACCTTGGGGCAACCGTAAAGTGGTCATTATTATGAATGAGGTAGAAGGCGCGGGAGATTATTTCCCGAAATATGCCGGTAATCTCGATATTATGACTGCTGCGGCTTTACAAGTTGGAGAAAAGATAGCAGAAAATATGCTGAAAGGAGCTGCTTTAAAGTGA
- the dmpG gene encoding 4-hydroxy-2-oxovalerate aldolase, whose translation MTNIIIGDTTLRDGSHAVSHSFTPQFVGKIVTELAAANVPLIEVSHGAGLQGSTIQQGFSKYDEMKLIEAAVKVKGQSKIASLFVPGIGTRPAIVEAANIGIDALRIAVHCTEANISQQYFEEAKKQNLGAYGFLMMSHSTTPQRLAEEAKKMEEYGADGVYIVDSAGALVPKTVIERIHALKETLSIQIGFHGHNNLGLAVGNSLTAIEHGATLIDGTLRGLGAGAGNAPLEVLIAAMVKSNIETPIVLSTLMNAAEELVAPEMHYLPFIDRENLSSGYAGVYNSFLLHVRKAAEKFQVNPVSIIEELGKRNAVAGQEDWIIDVAMELSTKKVEV comes from the coding sequence GTGACCAATATCATAATCGGGGACACTACATTACGTGATGGTTCACATGCAGTCAGCCATTCTTTTACCCCACAATTTGTTGGGAAAATCGTTACTGAATTAGCGGCAGCAAATGTTCCTTTGATCGAAGTGAGTCATGGTGCAGGACTTCAAGGCTCCACGATTCAGCAAGGCTTTTCTAAATACGATGAAATGAAGCTGATTGAGGCTGCTGTAAAAGTAAAAGGCCAATCTAAAATTGCTTCATTGTTCGTTCCAGGCATTGGAACACGTCCGGCCATTGTAGAAGCCGCCAATATTGGAATTGATGCACTCCGTATCGCAGTTCACTGTACAGAGGCGAATATCTCACAACAATATTTTGAAGAAGCGAAAAAGCAAAATCTAGGTGCTTACGGATTTTTGATGATGAGCCACAGTACGACACCGCAGCGTTTAGCGGAAGAAGCGAAGAAAATGGAAGAGTATGGTGCAGACGGTGTATATATCGTCGATTCTGCCGGTGCATTAGTGCCAAAAACAGTCATTGAACGGATACATGCATTAAAAGAGACACTGTCAATTCAGATAGGATTCCATGGTCATAATAATTTAGGGTTGGCAGTTGGCAACTCGTTAACAGCGATTGAACATGGTGCGACATTAATTGATGGGACACTTCGCGGATTAGGTGCAGGTGCGGGGAATGCACCATTGGAAGTCCTTATTGCAGCAATGGTGAAATCGAATATAGAAACACCAATCGTCCTTTCAACACTGATGAATGCTGCGGAAGAATTAGTGGCTCCAGAAATGCATTACTTGCCGTTTATTGACCGTGAAAATTTATCATCAGGATATGCCGGTGTGTACAATAGTTTCCTGTTACACGTAAGAAAAGCTGCAGAAAAATTCCAAGTAAATCCGGTAAGTATTATCGAAGAACTTGGGAAGCGAAATGCCGTTGCAGGACAGGAAGACTGGATTATCGATGTTGCAATGGAACTATCTACAAAGAAAGTTGAGGTCTGA
- a CDS encoding 2-keto-4-pentenoate hydratase has product MSNAQGFASMLLEAEQTKAPIEPFTQLAPTISLEQAYEIQLAYVEQKKQAGHKVIGKKIGATSKAIQNMFNVNQPDYGHLFDYMLYKSGDTINIDQLIQPKVESELAFVLKEDIKGPNITPLDVLLAIDYIVPAFEIIDSRIADWRIKFEDTVSDNGSSGLVVLGEQRLSIYDIDLTTIGLNTYQNGELIEMGTGSNVLGSPINSAVWLANALHQFNVPLLAGEVILTGAFTSALPIKKGDHFKAAFGQIGSVEVKFV; this is encoded by the coding sequence ATGTCAAATGCACAAGGGTTTGCTTCAATGCTTTTGGAAGCTGAGCAGACGAAGGCACCAATTGAACCGTTCACACAGCTTGCGCCTACAATTTCTTTAGAGCAGGCTTATGAAATCCAACTTGCTTATGTAGAGCAAAAAAAACAGGCTGGCCATAAAGTCATCGGTAAAAAAATTGGCGCTACGAGTAAAGCAATTCAAAATATGTTCAACGTTAATCAGCCGGATTACGGTCATTTATTCGATTATATGTTGTACAAATCGGGTGATACGATCAACATTGATCAACTGATTCAGCCTAAAGTTGAATCAGAACTTGCCTTCGTTTTAAAAGAAGATATTAAGGGTCCTAATATAACACCTCTAGATGTCCTATTGGCGATTGATTATATTGTGCCGGCATTTGAAATAATCGACAGCCGTATTGCAGATTGGCGAATTAAATTTGAAGATACGGTATCAGATAACGGCTCGTCAGGCTTGGTCGTATTAGGAGAACAACGTCTTTCGATTTATGATATTGACTTAACAACAATCGGTTTAAATACGTATCAGAACGGCGAACTCATTGAAATGGGTACAGGAAGTAATGTTTTAGGCAGTCCGATTAACTCTGCGGTTTGGTTAGCGAACGCATTACATCAATTTAATGTCCCGCTACTTGCTGGCGAAGTGATTTTAACTGGCGCATTTACATCGGCGTTACCAATAAAAAAAGGTGATCATTTTAAGGCAGCCTTCGGACAAATTGGTTCGGTTGAAGTGAAGTTTGTATAG
- a CDS encoding 2-keto-4-pentenoate hydratase, whose translation MTSITKLSVVDELYWAEKNAQTLEQFANKIDGFSEREAYEIQQLLVDKKIEQEQTEQIGWKLGLTSKAKQQMMGVHEPSYGVLLKNMYLIEGGKHDLTPYIHPKLEPELAFVLKKPLNGSPTLEDVIDAIDFVLPAFEIIDSRFERFKFTLLDAIADNSSSSRYILGNRPIKLDADFIDALGVVYYKNGEIVASTTSGAVMQNPLISIQWLAEKLHERNLHLKPRDLILSGSISEAIEIKPGDFFHASFQSLGTISVSFTGGAAECHSSK comes from the coding sequence ATGACGAGTATTACTAAATTATCGGTTGTAGATGAGTTGTATTGGGCTGAAAAAAATGCGCAAACACTTGAACAGTTTGCCAATAAAATAGATGGTTTCTCAGAGCGTGAAGCTTATGAAATTCAGCAGTTACTAGTAGATAAAAAAATAGAGCAAGAACAAACGGAACAAATCGGGTGGAAGTTGGGACTAACATCAAAAGCAAAACAGCAGATGATGGGGGTTCATGAACCGTCATATGGGGTGCTTTTAAAGAACATGTACTTAATCGAAGGCGGTAAACATGATTTGACACCATACATCCATCCGAAACTGGAACCAGAACTCGCTTTCGTTTTAAAGAAGCCGTTAAATGGTTCACCAACATTAGAAGATGTAATCGATGCAATTGATTTTGTGTTGCCGGCATTTGAAATCATTGATAGTAGATTTGAACGCTTTAAGTTTACATTGCTTGATGCGATTGCCGATAATTCATCCTCGAGTCGGTATATTTTGGGCAACCGTCCAATAAAACTGGATGCCGATTTTATTGATGCATTAGGGGTTGTTTACTACAAAAATGGAGAAATCGTTGCTTCGACAACATCCGGTGCGGTGATGCAAAATCCGCTTATAAGCATTCAGTGGTTAGCGGAAAAGCTGCATGAGCGTAACTTGCATTTAAAACCGCGTGACTTAATTTTAAGCGGATCCATTAGTGAAGCAATTGAAATAAAACCGGGGGATTTTTTCCATGCAAGTTTCCAAAGCTTAGGGACGATTTCGGTTTCATTTACTGGAGGTGCGGCAGAGTGCCATTCATCCAAGTAA
- a CDS encoding tautomerase family protein, whose product MPFIQVTILEGRTPEQKERLIEQLSKTASDVLDAPLETVRVHLQETAATHWGIAGKSVAKRRETDANN is encoded by the coding sequence GTGCCATTCATCCAAGTAACAATTTTAGAGGGCCGTACACCCGAACAAAAAGAGCGCCTTATTGAACAATTGAGCAAAACAGCCAGCGATGTATTGGATGCGCCACTGGAAACCGTGCGCGTACATTTACAGGAAACGGCTGCAACACATTGGGGCATAGCAGGGAAATCCGTTGCCAAAAGGAGAGAGACAGATGCTAACAACTGA